The Notamacropus eugenii isolate mMacEug1 chromosome 4, mMacEug1.pri_v2, whole genome shotgun sequence DNA window CAGATCTTCCCCCAGCCCCAAGAAATGGTGACACCTCCCTATTTTGGGCCCCGCCCTGAAAATGTGTCTGTAATTATTTTTGATGTCTTCTCCTATTGTGTTTTCCACCGTAATTGTGTCTCTGTCTTATTTTTCAATCCGTTACCCTACTCTCATTCCCAGGCtcagctcctggagggcaggagtTTATTAGTGATTGATTTGTAGCCCACCTCAAGGATCTGCATTTAGTAAGTGTGAACAAATGtatttaaatgaaagaatgaatgctTGTATccaagtgtatgtgtgtgtcaatATCATGTGTGTTTTGTATAAGGAATCATAATATGTTAGAGCAAGAACAGTCCACAGAGGTCATCTGGTGCAACCAACCTCTTCCTCTTACACTAGAGAAAACTCTACCCCAGAGagggtccaaggtcacacaggaaggaaGCAGCCCAGAGTCTGCTTAACtctcacttttttgttgtttccacTCCAGCTCCCCCTTCCACTTTAAGGTGGtgtaaggggaggagggaagtgcTGGTGGGAAAAGGGGTTTCATTTAGGTACATGTCCAACTATTTGTGAATCTTTAGATCCTTTGATTctctgaagtcatgaagacctggcCTCTGGTCCCATCTCTGCCTTTGTGTCTTTGCACCAGGTCCTTCTTCTCCCTGGATTTTATTCCACTCACTTATAcagtagagataataataatccCACCGTGTCCTGGGgttatgttaaaagttaaatgagaaaGGTTGGGAAAGTGTTTTGGAAAATAAGAGCCAATTGAGAGTCAAATGGAAAGGATGATGACAGttgcttgggggggggggggggcgcgggaCCTGGCTTGTGCATGTGTGTCCATATCCCTGTCTTTtggaggggtggaggggaaggcTATCACCTGGCACCGGGGGGACTGGAGGCTTGGGGACTGTCCATGTGCTCTCTCCATTCTCCTGGTTGGCCTCCACAAACCCTAGAATAGAGAGAGGGGCCAGGAGAGGCTCGAGGAAGGGCAGGAAGTCATGCACAAAAGAGGGGGGCAGCCCTGGATGCGGGGGCGGGGGGACATCTAGCTAAACTTTGAACAGCTGAGAGCTTTGGGGTTCCTAAGCAGCCCCGGACCCACCTGCTCCTCGTGAGCCCCAGACCCACCTAAAACCTTCTCATAGTCCTCATCTGGGTAGAAGGGGACCAAAGCCCCCTTGGTGTTGGAGGTAAAGTAGTTCACCACGTCATGGAGGGATGAGCAGGAGATCTGGGGGAAGAGGGGACGTCAGGGGCAGGCAGCGTCCCCCGCCGCAGGGGACCTAaggccccgccccctcccgcTAAGCCCCGCCCACCTGGGAAAAGGCCTCCGACCAGCGTTTCTCGGAGGCGTAGGCTCCGCCCACCAGGACCCCACCTCCCGATTGGGCGTGGCTCCCCGCTCACCGGCTCTTCCACGTCGATGACGTAACCGTGGCCCTCGCACTTCACCTTGTAGTGTTTCACCATCTCGGCCCTGCAAGAGCAGCAACACGCGCCCCCGCCTCACTGACCCTGCCCCCTCCGTTCCTCCGACCCCCTTATTGCGGGGCGCGATGACCGGCGGCTTCTGGCCCCGCCCCCGACGCGGCCAACTTGGCCGACCGGTCTGGCCACGCCCTCGACCTCCGGCTCCGCCTCCTACTCCCATTTGCGGCTAGAGCCGGGGGGGAGGGCCGGGCTTGGCCCCGCCCCCTGCCCCAACTTACCCATTGAGTATCTGGCGGGTGGTGACGGAGAAGCCTCCGGAGCGGCCCCTCCCGGGCCGCAGTAGCATGTTCCCGCAGTCCGGGTACTTCTCCAGCAGCAGCTGCGCCTCCACCCGGCTCACGTTCAGGAAGCAGCTTttcggggggggaggggaaggtcagTCACCTGCCCCCCACCGGTGACGCTCCGCCGCACCTGGGCGATCTGGGTCAGTCATGTAATGGAACTACGACTAACGCTTCCATTTAGATAATGCCTGAAGACTGGCGAGGCGCTTCACAGCGTTACTTCATTTAAAACTCACCACAACTCTGGGTGCTATCCCCGTtctagaggaaactgaggcacgcagctattaagtgtcaggcTGGACAGGAGCTCAGGTGTTCCTGGGCTTGGCTCTGTCCCCTAGCTCacggcctcagttcctcatctgtgagatgagaTGGCTTCTGAACGCCAAAGCAACTGTTATCACCCTTCTCAGCACAGCTCAGCTCTGAGCCCCGTCCCCAGCCCCTTACCAGATCCCCAGCTGGGCAGCTATCCTAGCCCCGATCCCTGTCTGagccctgccccagcccagcTGCGCTCCTCTCCCCCATGCCAAATTCCGTTATTCTAGACCCACAAGAGTTTTACACTGAGAAAATCTCCCCCCACACATACACCCCTCACAGccttgttgattaaaaaaaaaaaatacaaccccttcactttacagatgggaaaactacaCCCTAGAAGTGAAGGATTTGCCTAGACCTCATAGAGTCTGGGACAAGATCAGATGTCTCATCTCCCAGTTCTAGGTTGGCGCTCCCTCCTGCTGCTAATCACATCCCCCAAATTGTGTGTTCCACTCTGGGACAGGAGCCCAGGGCGCATGAGCACCAAGTCCCTCCTTCACAGGGCATTAAAAATCATGCCCTTAACCTTTGCTTGCCTCTGGTTTTCACCTTCCTTTGGCTGCCCAGAACCTTTTAATCATGACCCTGGCTGCCCCCTACTCAAGGAGGCTGAGCCCTGCAGGCAGGAGACTCACGAAGGCTTCTCCTGGGCCCGGCGATCCTTTTCTTTGGTCAGGGCTTCGGCCATCATGTATTTGTGTCCTGGCAGCAGGGTCAGGTTGGACGGGACCTTCatctgcaattcaattcaatgtggGCTTACTGGACCACTCTCCTAATTTCTCTCTCCCTAGCTGGGCCACACTACAGGGTCCTGCAAGGGAGAGCAGCAGAAGGTATGAAGAGGGAGCTAGCTTACTGTTTGAACAAACACAAGATGAGGTTGACTCCCAGGGAAACATAGAAAGCTAGAGCCCTGTTCCTGAAGGAGCCCAGCCCTGAGATCTTTAAAGGAGAAGAGGCTGGGCTAAGAGGTTGGATTCAGAGGGCAAGGGGCCTTTCATGTCCAACCCAGAAGGGTAGATTTTGTCCTGGGGGCATAGTAGGACAGCATGGACCCTGGGACCTGAGTTACAGGTGGGAGCTGTCTCCTTgagggaggcagaggaagaggtTGGAGCTGGGCCTTTCCAGtcctggaagggagggaaagggggatggtagaagagaaGGGGGGAAGTCTTACCTCTACCACTGTCGTGATGAAACCCTTCCACATCTCCCGAGACTCCAGGCTATCCACCTGTAAACAGGGACTAGGAGGTGGCTGGTGGCCAGGGGCTATGTCCTCTTCCCAATTCCAGCCCCAGGGAAGCATTTACCTTGAATCTGATCTCCTGACCTTCCAACGACAGGCAGAAATGAGTACTTGGGTCCATGTTGCTGCTGCCCTTTGGGGCATCATCTGTCAGTGCCAAAAAGTTGCTCAGGTCCACCTTTTCCACATACTGTAGAGAATGCCAGGGTTTTAATCCTCCCTTTCCATGGGAGAAGGGGCTAAATTTCTGGGGGCCCACCCTGTTCCCATTGCCACACAGATCACACTTTCTGAAATGCTTATACTCCTGGACTGAATATCAGAATTATACAGGAGATCcaccatcattttacaaagagagaaactgaggcccagagaagggatgTACCTAAAGATACATTGCTAGTAAGTGGAACAgctaggactagaacccaggacttctggTGCCAAACCTAGGGTTCTTTCCACCAAGCCATAGAGTTAGGGAAAGGAGTTGCCCCACCCAGCTGTGGATAGATAGGGGATGATGAGTATGTAGAAGGAACCCGAGTTCATGTTTGAGAGAGATTTGGGATGTTTTACCTCTTCTTCCTTACCTGGGGGTCCCGGTTGCTGGTGTAAAAATAAATGGTGAGGCCCTGGAGGCCAGCCCAGAACTTCTTATAATCCTGAGGAtcaaagggggaaagagagagggacaaaCATAAGACAGGGAGGTAAGGTGACCCCTGGAGGGACCCCTCTCACTTCAGCCCCAACAGACTTCAGGCTGTCCTACTGGCCTATTTTTGTTCTTGGCATCTCAAGGCATTCACAGAGGATGGCCCCTCTAGCCTTTATGTTGAAGTTATATGTTCGCCAGCAAATGCTAATGTCAAGGGTTCACTGATTTCCCATAGCAGTCACATTTGGAGGTCATGGCACCACTAGATTATTTGGGGACCATGTTAAAGGCACTGCTTCACTCAATCCACAACGTGGTCATTACAGCTTCACCACCTGATATGTTAAGGACCATgttaagatcacagatttagctCATCTCTGAGGCTCCAGAAGCAGATTACATTGAACTCTATAGCCCTATTGTCCTGAATGGGTCTGTCAGAGCTAAAAGggtccttagaacagagaatgttctAGGAGGAATGCTAGAAATTACCAAGGTCAATTCCTTTGTTTgctagaggaggaaactaaggctcacacAGGGGAAAGATCACACAGAGCATGAGGGACAGAACTGGGAAGTAGATTGGAAGATTCCTAACTCTATCACAGAGTTCCCGATCTCCTCTCAAGCTCACATATCCATATTTGCGCGACCATATGGTTGTGCTGAGTGATTCTTAGAACCAGGCTTTGGTCCTAGGCACACAGActgcctatacacacacacacacacacacacacacacacacacacacacacacacacacactcactcactcacaatAGCCCTAGGACCCTAAtatccttccatccttttttcaGTGCAGCGAGTAGCTAGTGCTCAGGAGAACAGGGGTTCCTGTTTTCAACAACTTCCCTTTTCCATCTGCAGAAGAGCTTGAGAACACAGCCagagacagaggagggaaagagagacagagagagaaggagagagagacagacagagactgagagaaggagggagagacagtcagagagaaagaaggagggaaagagagagaggagggagagacagagaagagaaagagaaacagagagaaggagggaaagagagagacaaagactgaCATGGACAAGACTTCCCTTGGCACCACAGTCCTTTGCTCTGACTACATTGTATTCCATAATCCCATAGTCCTGAATGAGTCTGTCAAAGCTAAAAGGatctttagaacagagaatgttgtAGGAGGAAtgctagagatcatctagttcagtcccCTTGTTTGACAGAGGAGGGAACTAAGGTTCAGGCAGAAGGATCACACAGAGAATCAGTGACAGTGACAGACTAGAATTAAGGCTGTCGCAGAGTTCCCaatctcctctcccttgactCCCACCCCCTTAACCTTACCTTGTCCTTTGGTCCCTTCTTCTCCAGAAAACCCTCATAgtagtgggagggaaggggaggcttGGATTTCACAGCCCTGTGTCCTGGGGCGGTGGCCATGGCTGTGGGAAGGAAGGGGCCAGGGATCCCAGAGTCCAGGGAGCTGGGCAGCTCACAGACAACAGGAGCAGGAAGCAGAGGAACAGGTTCGAAAGGGaatttcctctccctctgccctTGGTGACCCGGggccctcccttcctccctcccttcccagaaGTGATTGGGTGTGGAAATACAGGTACCATGGATCATTGGCAGATCTCTGCTTCTCCAACTCTGTGTACTTGGAATTACGGTATTAAAAGGAACCTTAGACCAGAAAACATCAGAGCTGCCCTCTAGTCTttgataatctcttctctctaggttttcccaatgctgctctctcttggttctccccTCCTACCTGTCACTCCTTTCTAGACTTCTTTAAAGAGCTGGttcttcatccaagtcacaccCACTGACTGTAGGTATCACCCAAGTCTCTGTCTTGGTCCCTCCTCTCCTTCTACATTATTTCCTTTGGTGTTCTCATCATCTCCAATGATCATCTCTCTGCAGATGCTTCTCAGGACTGTTGGTGTAGCCTTAACCACTCTCCCTGCCTCCATGATCCCTTCTCCAACTGCCCATTGGAAATCTTAATGTCATGGAGAAATCTTAAACTCAATTATGTGCAAAACTGGACTTGTTATCTTTCTTCTCTGGCTCTTTCTGACTTCTCAGTTACTGCCCAGGGTACCGATATcatcccagtcatccaggctttgCAACCCTGGTGGCATCCTCAGTTCCTCACTCTTTCACCCTCCTCCTCATAGTCAATCTCTTGCAATTCCTGTCAATTCtacatctcttgtatatgccttctctcctctgatactcccaccaccctggtgcagccCCACTTTATGCCTGGGTGATTACAATGACCTTTGGGTTGCTCTCCATGCCTAAAGTCTCTCCCCACATCCAGTCCATCCACatttgtcaaagtgattttcctaaagtacaagacTATGTTCCCTACCACCACTACCATTTAATACACTTCAAAGATTCCTTATTATTTCCAAGATAAGATACAAAACCTTCCATTTGtcctcaaagcccttcataatctggttccttcttacctttcctgtcttcttacactttattcttcTCCATATGTTCTGTGATCTAGTGACGCTAGCCTCCTTGCCATTTCTTGAATAAGACACTTTATCTCCTGATgagggcattttctctggctattttCCTATGccttgaattttctccctccttatctccatctccttgattctctggtttttttcaaatctcaactaaaatcttaccttctatagtattcctttcctgatcccccttaattctagtgccttccctctgttgataatCTCTGATTTAtcctgggaggaagggagaaaggaaagaaaagaggctcagagagtttgtTTGAACTTAtctgtttgtgtgttgtctctcctgttaaactgggagctccctgagggtaggttctattttttgcctttcttcatatccccgtgccttagcatagtgcctgtcgAATAGTAAGTAGAGATCTTAATAAACACTCATTCACTAGACTGCCTTCATCATTGATTTGGAAGAGACCTCGGCCAGGCATCCAGTCCAGTCCCTGTCTGAGTAAGAATCCCCAGGACAACATCAAAGTTGAGAGTTTATCTGGCCTCTGTTCGAAGACCTTAAGAGACAGGGAACATCCTCTAGCCTGGAGCAACCCATCCCACTCTTGCGATTCCTCTAAGTGCTAGGAAACTTTCCCCAAAATTGaacaaaaatctttctttctgtaaTACAGCACTTTATAACCTAAAAGTTACATAAATGTGGGTTGATGGCTTTTATTCCTCTCCTTGCTTGCAGTTTTGATCTCTAGAGCCATGAAGAACATTTCCCATCTTTCTTCCCCGTGATAGCCCTTCACATTCTTGAATATATCGATTACatcctgtttgtcttttttctttccagtttaaaAATCTGCAGTTCCTTCAGCTGGTCCTCGCATGTTATGGTCTAGAGTCCCACCACCCTCCTCTGAATAAACCATGGTTTCTTCAATATCCTGtcccttcttaaaatgtggcatccTAAAATGAACTCAATACTCCACATGGGTCTGACGAAGGCAGGGTGGCAGAACTATAGCCCCCTCTGATCAGTACTGTATGCTTCTATGAACgatattacattatttttttagataatagTGCAGAACTGTTGACTACTAATGTGCTTTCAATCCACTAAAAACTTCAGACCCTGTTCAAATAAACTGTTGTCTAGACATGTGTCCCTCATCGTGTATTTGTGCAATTGATTATTTGAACCCAAATATAggtctttacatttatttctgctGAATTTCTTATTAGATTTAGTACATTTCTCTAGTATGTTAAGAGGTTTTGCTTTAGTTTGGTTTTTTGGATCCCAGGATTGTCAGCTGTGTTAACTGTCCTAGCTTTAAGTCATCTGAAAACTTGATGTGTCTTCATCTGAAGCTAGGCcccataaagttctcctggtagCGATCAATCAAGCTAGAATCCTTATAATCCCCATTCTTATTTTATGGGGCCCCTGGCTCAGAAGGTGAGATTTGTCTTATCTGACCCAAGCCTTACCTTTGGTGTACTCACAGTGTAGCTGGGGAATTCCCTTCAGCCCTTATCCTTTTAGGGATATCCTCGAGGACAGGGACTACCTTGTTTGCTTGTACttgtatcccagtgcttagcacagtgccaggtacaGAGTAAATACACTATCAGTCAAAATACCTACCACTCCATCTTTGGAAGGTCCTAAGCTCAGCCCTGTAGGTACAAAGATGGCTGTAATAGAGGGGTTGttctcagggagtttatagtctaatggaaaTCAAGACATATCTGAAAATAACTATGAtatgaagaagaatgaaaagataagcTCTCAAAATCTAGAGTAAAGGAGCTATGATCCTTCTATAGAAATCTCcagtattcattttcttttggaaattaTTATGGGACTTTGACCAGGatgttaactttatttttaaaagctgtaatgccaggcctagaggcctgagggctacccgagtcttaccttacctatcgcaggtcttcggctggccaaacaggataaacgtatgagagaagagactttccggagtcgaacaagggttaggctttattcagggtcttggttatgtgtgcagggggaactcttccttaggagagagggaaatctcccaaggaggcaaagatcttacagtaagagaatgaaagcagaagtggaagtggggagagaggggagagggaagaaagaagagaggagagaaggaagaggggccttctgtcctgtaagggcccctcagcgctaaaagtgccttcaggctttcctgaccccacttaagctctcctgccgcatagtttgcacctgaataccgtgcctgtgagataacaataggtgtgctcagatctgggccagtctcgagggcggggattcTCTTTTccagcacttttctcacgggaagaggcggaaatgcacgagatagctcggtctcacacctcaattccctgctgttccctggggggcctcatgagaactctaaggtttagaagttctcacctttacccgcccgagactgtccacatggaactgagcttacacccccaacactgtAATAGCAACCCAGATTCAAAAGAACTTTTAAGTAAGTGCAAGGAAAAtactatgagaaatttgaggagggacagattACTGTCAGCTGTTCAGGGATCATATTCCCTATctgaacaaaagaggaaactaaggggCATAGAGGGTAACTCCCACAGTAACGGGTCTCCCATTTCAAAGGCTCTTTCTCCTACCTAAAATGAAATCTGTTTTTACAATTTTACGATGATTCCTTGCAAAATTCCAATGTGAGATGGTAGAGATGGGAAAAGAATCCCAATCCCTGTTTCCACACTTCCAGGGGGCAGTGACACAGCAGAGAGAACCCTGAGGCAGAGCTTTTCAGCCTcatttcataggatttagaggtcGTCTAACCCTCTCCCTCATTTGACTGGGGCAGAGAGAGGCTATATTCCCTGGCCAGAGATGGGTCGCTCTCTGTCCTCACCCCACAGGAATTGAAGCAGAAGCAATCTGGCCTGGATTGTTCCGGGAGTAGCAGTGTGGGAAATGAGGAACTTGAACTTGGCAGGAGAGCTGAGCTACGTAAGGGATAAAAGTCCAGGCCATCCACCGACCTGGCAATGCCCAAGCGCAGGACTCCCTCCGCCTGCCCCCTCTGAAAGCAGAGAGTGCCACGTGAGCCGGGGAAGGTGTCAAACCCTCAGCAAATGGGTCCTGCCTCTCGACCCGATTGGTGAGGGGGGGGGGGTCAGAAGGTGGAGTGGCTGCTGATTGGCTAAGACGTTCCAGAGGCTGCGGTTGTTTGGCTACTCGAGGTCTATGGCTTCTACTGATTGGTCGAGAGGGGAGACGCTTTCTAATCCGTGATCGG harbors:
- the STAP2 gene encoding signal-transducing adaptor protein 2 isoform X2; protein product: MATAPGHRAVKSKPPLPSHYYEGFLEKKGPKDKDYKKFWAGLQGLTIYFYTSNRDPQYVEKVDLSNFLALTDDAPKGSSNMDPSTHFCLSLEGQEIRFKVDSLESREMWKGFITTVVEMKVPSNLTLLPGHKYMMAEALTKEKDRRAQEKPSCFLNVSRVEAQLLLEKYPDCGNMLLRPGRGRSGGFSVTTRQILNGAEMVKHYKVKCEGHGYVIDVEEPISCSSLHDVVNYFTSNTKGALVPFYPDEDYEKVLGFVEANQENGESTWTVPKPPVPPVPGDAKPSQQLPGPGKPPWVPTPLPPVPAQDENYIIPISDEPTAQYVNEDEVAQLCRLKAPALPLRLPASPKPKKQGKPLPKVPPVPNKTKTEPKGLAGPKKVAPGSSQPKVPFGMSISTDITEELERKLQQRRANLEK
- the STAP2 gene encoding signal-transducing adaptor protein 2 isoform X4 codes for the protein MATAPGHRAVKSKPPLPSHYYEGFLEKKGPKDKDYKKFWAGLQGLTIYFYTSNRDPQYVEKVDLSNFLALTDDAPKGSSNMDPSTHFCLSLEGQEIRFKVDSLESREMWKGFITTVVEMKVPSNLTLLPGHKYMMAEALTKEKDRRAQEKPSCFLNVSRVEAQLLLEKYPDCGNMLLRPGRGRSGGFSVTTRQILNGAEMVKHYKVKCEGHGYVIDVEEPISCSSLHDVVNYFTSNTKGALVPFYPDEDYEKVLGDAKPSQQLPGPGKPPWVPTPLPPVPAQDENYIIPISDEPTAQYVNEDEVAQLCRLKAPALPLRLPASPKPKKQGKPLPKVPPVPNKTKTEPKGLAGPKKVAPGSSQPKVPFGMSISTDITEELERKLQQRRANLEK
- the STAP2 gene encoding signal-transducing adaptor protein 2 isoform X3; this translates as MATAPGHRAVKSKPPLPSHYYEGFLEKKGPKDKDYKKFWAGLQGLTIYFYTSNRDPQYVEKVDLSNFLALTDDAPKGSSNMDPSTHFCLSLEGQEIRFKVDSLESREMWKGFITTVVEMKVPSNLTLLPGHKYMMAEALTKEKDRRAQEKPSCFLNVSRVEAQLLLEKYPDCGNMLLRPGRGRSGGFSVTTRQILNGAEMVKHYKVKCEGHGYVIDVEEPISCSSLHDVVNYFTSNTKGALVPFYPDEDYEKVLGDAKPSQQLPGPGKPPWVPTPLPPVPAQDENYIIPISDEPTAQYVNEDEVAQLCRLKAPGEKEQLPWHCPSVCQQAPNPRNKGSHCPKCHLCPTRPRQSPKALLAPRKLPQALPSPRFLLACPSPQISLRSWKGNCSRGEPT
- the STAP2 gene encoding signal-transducing adaptor protein 2 isoform X1; its protein translation is MATAPGHRAVKSKPPLPSHYYEGFLEKKGPKDKDYKKFWAGLQGLTIYFYTSNRDPQYVEKVDLSNFLALTDDAPKGSSNMDPSTHFCLSLEGQEIRFKVDSLESREMWKGFITTVVEMKVPSNLTLLPGHKYMMAEALTKEKDRRAQEKPSCFLNVSRVEAQLLLEKYPDCGNMLLRPGRGRSGGFSVTTRQILNGAEMVKHYKVKCEGHGYVIDVEEPISCSSLHDVVNYFTSNTKGALVPFYPDEDYEKVLGFVEANQENGESTWTVPKPPVPPVPGDAKPSQQLPGPGKPPWVPTPLPPVPAQDENYIIPISDEPTAQYVNEDEVAQLCRLKAPGEKEQLPWHCPSVCQQAPNPRNKGSHCPKCHLCPTRPRQSPKALLAPRKLPQALPSPRFLLACPSPQISLRSWKGNCSRGEPT